In Cucurbita pepo subsp. pepo cultivar mu-cu-16 chromosome LG04, ASM280686v2, whole genome shotgun sequence, the following are encoded in one genomic region:
- the LOC111792451 gene encoding zinc finger protein CONSTANS-LIKE 9-like, with protein sequence MGYLCDFCGHQRSIVYCRSDSAALCLSCDRNVHSANALSRRHLRTLLCDRCHSQAAFVRCPEENISLCQNCDYMGHSSSASISSRKRQPINCFSGCPTAAELSSIWSFVLDLPSVGDACEQELGLMSIAENSAVNAWGPDDQAGQNVSGADQTNEFSNEDRSIWYGSSSMPQYPSKPHVMDQPMTIDATSPKLHCAGTKGPGLDIEDDLYENLNMDEDSLNLENYDELFGVSLSFSEELLENGGIDSLFRMKSLSAAKSGCTGVPAAEGASVGLVNNTMRPASSNAASADSMMSAKTEPILCYNNKQEHSSLSFSGMTGESSAGEPQDCGASPMLLMGEPPWCSMATESSFQSSNRSDAVMRYKEKKKARKFEKKVRYASRKERADIRRRVKGRFVKAGEAYDYDPLNQTRSY encoded by the exons ATGGGTTACTTATGTGATTTCTGTGGGCATCAAAGGTCGATTGTTTACTGTCGATCCGACTCTGCAGCTTTGTGCTTATCTTGTGACCGTAATGTTCACTCTGCTAATGCCCTGTCGAGGCGCCACTTGAGGACGTTGTTATGTGATAGGTGCCATTCACAAGCTGCATTTGTTAGATGTCCTGAAGAGAATATTTCACTTTGTCAAAATTGTGATTATATGGGGCATAGCTCATCTGCCTCCATTTCGTCCCGAAAGAGGCAACCAATCAATTGTTTCTCAGGATGCCCGACTGCTGCAGAACTCTCATCTATCTGGTCGTTTGTTCTAGATCTCCCTTCTGTTGGCGATGCTTGTGAACAAGAATTAGGATTGATGAGCATTGCTGAAAATAGTGCAGTAAATGCCTGGGGCCCTGATGATCAAGCTGGTCAAAATGTATCTGGTGCAGATCAAACCAATGAATTCTCAAATGAGGATAGATCAATTTGGTATGGCTCCTCTTCAATGCCTCAATATCCATCCAAGCCTCACGTCATGGACCAACCAATGACGATAGATGCAACTTCACCCAAG TTGCACTGTGCTGGAACAAAAGGTCCTGGACTCGATATTGAAGATGACCTCTACGAGAATTTGAATATGGATGAAGATAGTTTGAATCTTGAAAACTATGATGAACTATTTGGTGTATCTCTCAGTTTTTCTGAAGAATTGCTAGAGAATGGTGGTATTGATAGCTTGTTTAGGATGAAAAGCCTATCCGCCGCAAAATCTGGTTGCACTGGTGTGCCTGCAGCAGAG GGAGCGTCCGTTGGTTTAGTTAATAATACGATGCGTCCAGCGAGCAGTAATGCAGCATCTGCAGATTCCATGATGAGTGCGAAGACTGAACCGATTCTCTGTTATAACAATAAGCAAGAGCACTCCAGCCTATCATTTTCTGGCATGACTGGAGAGAGTAGCGCAGGCGAACCTCAAGACTGTGGAGCTTCACCAATGCTTCTAATGGGAGAGCCTCCTTGGTGTTCTATGGCCACTGAGAGTTCCTTCCAGTCATCTAATCGTAGCGATGCCGTAATGCGTtacaaggaaaagaagaaagctcgAAA GTTTGAAAAGAAGGTGAGGTACGCTTCTCGCAAAGAGAGGGCCGATATTAGAAGGCGTGTCAAGGGGCGCTTTGTTAAAGCTGGAGAAGCGTATGACTATGATCCACTGAATCAAACCAGAAGCTACTGA